ATATGAGCTACTTGAAGAAATGACTTCCAACAATTATCAATGGTCTATTGAGAGAGGTATGCCTAAGAAAGCCTTAGGTATGTATGAAGTTGATGGCATCAATATGTTAAACGCCAAGGTAGACAATCTTGTAAAAATGATTGGTAAGTTGGGGAATGTCAATGCTGTTTATTCTAATTTCAATTCTACTAGTAATTGTGATTGGTATGAGAATTCTCACTTGGGTTCTGATTGTATGCAGGTTGAGCAAGCTTAGTATATTTCGAATTATAACATGCAAAACCAGCAAAATAACCCATATTCTAACAGTTATAATGCAGGTTggagaaatcaccccaatttttcctGGAGAGATCAGGGCGGCAGTAGGAATTCTAGGCCTAGCGATCCTCCTGGTTTTCAACCCAGACCTCAAGGAGTGATGCAACAGCAACCAGAAAGCAAGCCATCTTGAGAGTTAGCAATTGAAAAGTTAGCAAATGCCACTGTGGATAGATTTGAAAAGATGGAGGCAAAAGTAGACCAGATGACCAGTTTCAACAGAAATTTAGAGGTTCAATTGGGGAAAATATCAAATTCCATAAATTCAAGAGATCAAGGTAAGTTGCCCAGCAAAATAGAGGTGAATCCAAGAGAGTAAGTCAAGGCAGTGACATTGAGAAGTGGTAAGCAACTTGGTGAGGTAAGTAGCGAACATGTTACAGGTGATgttgataaaaagaataatgttgAGATTAGTGATGAGAATAAGCAGAATGAGATACCATCCCTAACACCACCTATTAAACCTTATGTTCCTCCTATCCCTTTTCCTCAAAGGCTTAAACAAAGCAAGATTGACAAacagtttgaaaattttcttgaagTTTTTAAGCAATTGCACATTAACATTCCATTTGTAGATGCTTTAGCTCAGATTCCTGCTTATGCAAAATTTCTGAAAGAAATCATGTTAAACAAGAGGAAGCTGGAGGATTATAAAACCATTGCTTTGACTGAAGAATGCAGTGCTGTAATTCAAAAGAAGCTGCCACCAAAGCTGAGAGATCCAGGGAGTTTTTCTATCCCTTGTACTATTGATGATATTGATTTTTCTAAAGCTTTGTGTGATTTAGGTGCAAGTGTTTCATTGATGCCTTTATTTGTGTGTAGGAAACTTGGACTAGAGGAGATTCAGCCAACTACCATTTATTTACAGTTAGTTGATCGGTCGGTGAAGTACCCATAAGGAATTCTAGAAAATGTGCTTGTGaaggtaaaaaaatttattattccagTTGATTTCATTATTCTGGATATGGATGAAGACATGGAAATCCCTATCATTCTTGGACGTCCTTTCTTAGCCACAGTAAGAGCTGTTATTGATGTGAAAAATGGTAGGTGAACATTGAAAATAGGTGAAGAAAAGGTAgagtttgatttatttaaagTAGGTAAATACCCTTCTTTCACTGATCATGTGTTAAGAATAGATTCTATTGATGAGCTAACTATAGAggtttttcatacaaaaatgCCTAAGGAACCTCTCGAGAATTGTTTAGTGTGTGCAAGAACAACAAGAGATGACAATGTGGAGATTGCACAAGTAGCGACTTTGGAGAGTCCATGTGCCAAGTTTAAGCATAAAGGTAATTATTTTGAAGAGTTAGGAAAAGGTAAGCCACTCCCTCCCCCTTCTAATGTGCAGGCACTAGTTCTTGAGTTGAAACCATTACCACTGCATCTCAGGTATGTGTTTTTAGGAGAAAATGATACTTTACCTATGATTGTAAATTCTTCTTTATCTGATAGTCAACTTGACAAACTGTTACGTGtcttgagattgagaaagaaTGCCATAGGATGGACAATTGCTGACCTTAGGGGGATTAGCCTTTTAGTGTgtgtacataaaatattaatggaGGATAACCATAAACCTGTCATTGAAAATCATAGACGGTTaaatcctaacatgaaagaAGTAGTGAGGGCTGAAATTCTGAAATGGTTGGATGCAGGAATTGTTTATCCTATTTCTGATAGTGTTTGGGTTAGTCCAGTGCAGATGGTACCTAAAAAGGGTGGGATGACTGTTGTGCATAATgagaataatgaattaattccCATGAGAACAGTAACTGGTTGGAGAGTTTGCATAGATTATAGAAAACTAAATAGCGTAACCCgtaaagatcattttcctttaccTTTTCTTGAtcaaatgcttgagagactTGCTGGGTATGACtattattgttttcttgatggtTATTCAGGGTATAACCAGATTTCAGTAGCTCCCGTAGACCAAGAGAAAACCACATTTACCTATCCATATGGCACTTTTTCATTTCGTAGGATGCCTTTTGGATTATGTAATGCACATGCTACATTCTAACGTTGTATGATGGCCATTTTTTCTGATTTCGTTGAGCGgattatggaaattttcatggatgatttttctatttttggctcttcttttgatgattgtttGGCTAACTTATCTTAAGTTTTGCAGCGATGTGAAGAAACCAATCTTGTTTTGAACTAGGaaagtgtcatttcatggtgCAAGAAGGCATTGTTTTAGGTCATAAAATTTCCATAAGGGGAATTGAGGTGGATAGggaaaagattaatattattgaaaaactgCCACCACCTACTAATATAAAGGGAGTTAGGAGTTTCCTTGGGCATGCAGGATTTTACCGACGTTTTATCAAagatttttctaaaattgctaAAGCTTTGTGTAACTTGCTGAATAAGGACGTTgtctttgattttgatattgatTGTTTAAATGCTTTCAACAGGTTGAAAAAGGAGTTGGTGTCGGCACCTATCATGGCGCTGCCAGATTGGAGCTTGCCATTTGAAttaatgtgtgatgcaagcgATTTTGCTTTGGGAGCTGTTCTTGGTCAACGAAGAAAAATGAAGTTACATGTTATTTATTATGCTATTAGAGTTTTAAATGATGCTCAATTGAATTATGCAACTACTGAAAAAGAATTGCTtgctattgtgtttgcttttgataaatttcaatcttatcttgtAGGTTCTGAtgggtgtcgaatccaacaaataataaattcttgctcttaaaaatatgaattgtgatagtgatgagcaaggtcgtatccatagggattggttagatctattctttgaaaaattagaataaatagaagaaacgattggggggtttgtattttgaaatttaaacaattaaaattaaaatattattctaaatgaaTAAGGCAAATtagaatgtaaaaaaaaaaaattaaagtaattaatagaaACGTTTTCGGTAGAAGGGATTGATCCACCATGGTTATAACATTGATCATTGATaccaaagtcactaattttccttgaatacttgatcttagaaagaacaacaagctctgttcattcaatgtttcccatacttcttaattaattaaaacaagctcttccattaacccttaccttcaaaccACCCTAaaacaagctctctagaatttaattcaatggcagcattaaactttgtggaaacaagaccaaatctaaacaataaatacacaaactcggtttatttaattcaacacatgtactccctaggaattgaatgaaaacttatccataatcatcaaccctagttgctacttatgcaagaaagaccaaacaattacggatttggtattcaagctagcaataGATCATacatcaagaattgaatagcggCTGTCTATGCAAttaaaacacacaatcataaacattaaaatcaaaagatacatgaatattcaagagaaaatcagattgcaaataaactcaaaaagatctcacagtgttgttcaccatggcttcaaaatatccttctatcgaaaaaccaaagtttagccacacataatgagagaaagaacacaaaaagaagagaaaaatatgaaaaggatgcttcttcctcctcttggaTGTACTTCTTTGCCTCTTTTGCTTCCTGGACGTCCCCCCTCtcgagcttggatcaagactttaaatatcccccaacaaagaatccaaatcagccAAGGAATTAGGGCTCCTAGACTCCTGTAACTTAAAAGCCCATTTTGGGTCAGATAACGAGCGTTTTGGGCTTTGGCCCCTTCTTAATAATTGTAGTTAAGAATGTTTAGATGAATTTAGGCTTTTTAAGCACTCGATTTGGACatcagaagctcaagttatggccttttaaagattccatatttgtgtagaattctaatccaattaggatttgacccagcttttcggccctaacttgaagcaatatttggaggcTCAAACAAACTCAAatttggacaaatcataccattCTGGAAATCCAAAGAAGTCCTTTACAAAATCTCTGAAGATGttattcatgttcttgaactcCAACATGTTTGAAAATCTGCAAGAAGCCcgaaaggtcaaaatattaaaaagctgaaattttgtaagcaaaagcccaatttattctaacctatctaaaattgccttaaccataaaaataagtataaatcaacacaataaggcataaatctcacccaagagaccatatgtaagggaaataaatatatgaaattatgcactcatcaaattcccccacacttagctTTTGCTTGCCCTCAAGCAAGACTACGAGACATGAGACAATCACATTAATTCCCCCAATGACACCAAAAATATCACATATCATAATCAAAGACAACCGAAAGAATCAAACACTATAACATGTCATGAACTAAAACACTCAACATACtcaaactaaaataaacaagagattttcattcaaaaagcaATCAACAAGTATGGTAGATCCTCACACGTCACTCATAATTCACTCAAGTGTTTAAGGGTTGGAAAAATTCACTCAACATTCAATTCATGCTCAATTACTACCATAAACTTGCTTGTTCATCCAATCTTTGTTGCTGATGTCACATGCCATACACAAATCCAATGGTCTTTAAtaaggttgtaatggggctaagGTAAAGGTAggatataaaagggaaaaaggttactgttagaacgggaggtgctatggcacacaccaagagggggggtgaattggatattttaaaaatcttgatagaacttgaaaactttttgacccaattgaggttttagtgatttaaaacatagaacatataaaatgacaaatgtaaaggaagaagaataaatgagacaaatgatttatagtggttcggcttaaaccaaacctaatccattaccttagctcccactaaggattttaaaccaattcactaaaacctcctacttacacaagtaggccctctagctacacaagctaggaaatacaacctcctacttaaaccaagtaggccctctagctacacaagctaggaaaaacaagaagtatacaattggagagaatctaagagatgaatctcttagttacaatgtctctcaaaaatgatacaaggcttgaaatgaataattacaagtgaagatcaaagccttgaagagagaaaattaaagcacagttaatataaatacaaatgtgtatacgatgcaagctcaaataatttcctttccatccatttgcattctcttgatcatccattacttttatttataggcttcccaaaagattgaagagaaatgtagctgTTTGTGACCATTGGAAGCTTtttgcaaaagatatagtcgataaaagaaaatgcatagttgactatttttgcaAGCAGAataagatatagtcgacagacaaaaaagcatagtcgaccatcttctaacacaaatttcacatagtcgacagacacagaCATAGTCAatagatgtaaaaatatgaagagtattttgaattttatgaacaaaaatagtcgacagatgaaaagccatagtcgactatccttacatgatagtcgacagatccaaaaatagtcgacagaagccataaatagtcgacagatcaaatcagcatagtcgactatccttatgcatagtcgattatccttaacagcatagtcgactattttcaggcatagtcaatagaatgaaccacatagtcgactatccatttgaaaagatttaaaacttaacaactcttcattttgattcttttgaaagaaagttgagattatcaaaaatatatttattttgaatctaaacacactcaaccacacttcaacatttctcctatataaattttcacaaCTTTGCTTCAaagagatttaaagattgattttctcatacatataatccatatagtagagattgattttcatatagtcattatcaaaactattttattaccaagagtaaaatatcagttaagacctaagaaactaatagagcaTTTAGAAACAACTTGGGTTAATTAGGCATGAAGGACCCAACACCTCAACCAATAATGAAAcactctttgtttctttcttccttattcatttctttaaaaaatgtcaTATATTATGTCCTTGCaccttttttttattctttttttcttttttttttcaacatatattttttctctaagcATTACTTGGATTTTGACACGAATGTTGACATTTGTGATGAAGACACCCAGTTACTCCCCTAAATAATTGCTTAGGGTGCATatgcatactcatattttgaaccaCTGTTTGACATGAAGGATGATGCAGGAGCATACTGTCAACCCCCAATTACTACTAAGTAGCTCAaaacataggagtagataaatatcaaaaacttcttctttttttttttgctacaaGGACATAATATC
This genomic stretch from Diospyros lotus cultivar Yz01 chromosome 1, ASM1463336v1, whole genome shotgun sequence harbors:
- the LOC127797704 gene encoding uncharacterized protein LOC127797704, with product MEAKVDQMTSFNRNLEVQLGKISNSINSRDQGDVDKKNNVEISDENKQNEIPSLTPPIKPYVPPIPFPQRLKQSKIDKQFENFLEVFKQLHINIPFVDALAQIPAYAKFLKEIMLNKRKLEDYKTIALTEECSAVIQKKLPPKLRDPGSFSIPCTIDDIDFSKALCDLGASVSLMPLFVCRKLGLEEIQPTTIYLQLVDRSVKYP